A single region of the candidate division WOR-3 bacterium genome encodes:
- the ileS gene encoding isoleucine--tRNA ligase: MPYQPLPSLPDWVGIEKRILSFWEERKIFKKLMAKNRGKKKFSFLDGPITANNPMGVHHAWGRTYKDLFLRYKAMKGFDQRYQNGFDCQGLWVEVEVEKELGFKSKRDIERYGIERFVEKCKERVKKYSAIQTQQSIRLGQWMDWENSYYTMSDENNYHIWFFLKECHKRGWIYKGEDVVPWCPRCGTAISQHEIVTEGYQELTHKSLFLTFPLRGEEGTFLLVWTTTPWTLTSNVACAVHPELNYVKVKLGDDGKYYYLLEERLSALNIPESAVLERVKGERLVGRLYLGPFDELPPQKGIIHKVIPWEEVSATEGTGIVHIAPGCGKEDYLLGKEFSLPVIAPIDEEGNFLSDYSFLSGKNAQAVEEEIINSLREKGFLYKVEPYTHRYPVCWRCGTELLFRLVPEWYIAMAELREKIMAVAKEVRWIPEYGLERELDWLKNMEDWLISKKRYWGLALPIWECSCGSFTVIGGKEELKERAVLGWERFEGHSPHRPWVDYVKIRCEKCGDVVSRIPDVGNPWLDAGIVPFSTLNYLKDRKYWQEWFPFDFITESFPGQFRNWFYAILAMSTVLENRAPVKTILGYALLKDEKGEDMHKSKGNVIWFDEAVEKISADVLRWIFVSHNPTENLLFGWRLGEETKKRLLTLWNVYSFFFTYATIDKFSPQGEEIPLKERPLLDRWILSRLMALVKEVTEHLDDYDPAPVPREIERFVDDLSLWYIRRSRRRFWKSENDQDKISAYQTLYTCLLNLTKIIAPIMPFLAEELYQRLVRDVLPDAPESIHLNDFPEYQEALRDEKLEEEMAIVRNLVSLGRALREKFKLKVRMPLSEGIFFLPEDKIPALKNYEELLKEELNLKSSQFLSKERYLSSYPKEQIMADEDLAVYLPKEVPPELELEGLARELIRRIQALRKEAGFQVTDRIFLYFSTEGKLKEAIEKHSQYIAQETLAVKVEEGKKGGISKEMTIKGMKVEITLSRKDG; the protein is encoded by the coding sequence ATGCCTTACCAACCTTTACCATCATTACCCGATTGGGTGGGAATTGAAAAAAGGATTTTGAGTTTCTGGGAGGAGAGGAAAATCTTTAAGAAATTGATGGCGAAGAATAGAGGGAAGAAGAAGTTCTCTTTTCTTGATGGTCCAATTACTGCCAATAATCCGATGGGTGTCCACCATGCCTGGGGTAGAACCTATAAAGACTTATTCTTGCGTTATAAGGCGATGAAGGGTTTTGACCAGAGATACCAGAACGGGTTTGATTGCCAGGGGCTGTGGGTGGAGGTGGAAGTGGAGAAAGAGTTGGGTTTTAAGTCAAAGAGAGATATTGAGAGATATGGGATTGAACGGTTCGTAGAGAAATGTAAGGAGAGGGTAAAAAAGTATTCGGCAATTCAAACCCAACAGTCAATAAGGTTGGGGCAGTGGATGGATTGGGAAAATTCTTATTATACGATGTCGGATGAGAATAATTACCACATCTGGTTTTTCCTAAAAGAGTGTCATAAAAGAGGTTGGATTTATAAGGGGGAGGATGTTGTTCCCTGGTGCCCCAGGTGTGGAACTGCGATCTCCCAACATGAGATTGTTACGGAAGGTTATCAGGAGTTAACCCACAAAAGTTTATTTTTAACCTTTCCCTTAAGAGGGGAAGAGGGGACTTTCCTTTTGGTCTGGACCACTACCCCTTGGACTTTAACGAGTAATGTCGCTTGCGCTGTTCATCCGGAACTCAATTATGTCAAAGTTAAGTTAGGGGATGATGGAAAATATTATTATCTATTAGAAGAGAGACTTTCCGCGCTCAACATTCCCGAATCAGCAGTCTTGGAAAGGGTAAAAGGGGAGAGATTGGTTGGCCGGCTCTATTTGGGGCCATTTGATGAACTACCCCCCCAAAAGGGAATCATTCACAAGGTAATTCCCTGGGAGGAGGTCTCAGCGACCGAAGGGACCGGGATTGTCCATATTGCCCCCGGTTGCGGAAAAGAAGACTACCTCTTAGGAAAAGAGTTCTCTTTACCCGTGATTGCCCCAATTGATGAGGAAGGGAACTTCCTTTCCGATTACTCCTTCCTTTCTGGGAAAAATGCCCAAGCGGTGGAAGAGGAAATTATAAACTCCCTCCGCGAGAAGGGATTTCTCTATAAAGTGGAGCCTTATACCCACCGTTATCCGGTCTGCTGGCGTTGCGGAACCGAACTTCTTTTCCGGTTGGTGCCGGAGTGGTATATAGCGATGGCGGAGTTGCGGGAGAAGATTATGGCGGTAGCAAAAGAGGTGCGCTGGATTCCGGAATACGGGTTAGAAAGGGAACTGGATTGGCTCAAGAATATGGAGGATTGGTTAATCTCTAAGAAGCGCTACTGGGGACTTGCCTTACCCATCTGGGAATGTTCTTGTGGCTCTTTCACCGTGATTGGTGGTAAGGAAGAACTGAAAGAAAGGGCGGTTTTGGGCTGGGAGAGATTTGAAGGTCATTCCCCCCATCGCCCCTGGGTTGACTATGTAAAGATAAGATGTGAGAAATGCGGGGATGTGGTTTCCCGAATTCCGGATGTGGGTAATCCTTGGCTTGATGCGGGAATTGTCCCCTTCTCCACCCTCAATTACTTAAAAGACCGAAAATATTGGCAGGAATGGTTTCCCTTTGATTTCATCACCGAGAGTTTTCCCGGCCAATTCCGTAACTGGTTTTATGCCATTTTGGCGATGTCAACGGTGTTAGAGAACCGAGCCCCGGTGAAGACGATTTTGGGTTATGCCCTCCTCAAAGACGAAAAAGGGGAGGATATGCATAAGAGTAAAGGAAATGTCATTTGGTTTGACGAGGCGGTAGAGAAAATTTCCGCAGATGTTTTGCGCTGGATATTTGTTTCTCATAACCCAACCGAAAACCTCCTCTTTGGTTGGCGATTAGGGGAAGAGACCAAGAAGCGTCTTTTAACCTTATGGAATGTCTACTCCTTCTTCTTCACCTATGCCACCATTGATAAATTCTCACCCCAAGGAGAAGAGATTCCCCTTAAAGAGCGTCCCTTACTTGACCGTTGGATCCTCTCCCGGCTTATGGCTTTAGTAAAAGAGGTGACTGAGCATCTGGATGACTACGACCCGGCACCAGTACCAAGAGAGATTGAAAGATTTGTTGATGATTTATCCCTTTGGTATATCCGAAGGTCAAGGCGGCGCTTCTGGAAATCGGAAAACGACCAAGACAAAATTTCCGCCTACCAGACCCTCTATACCTGCCTATTGAACCTGACAAAGATCATCGCTCCGATAATGCCCTTTTTGGCAGAGGAGTTATACCAGAGATTGGTGCGGGATGTGTTACCCGATGCTCCGGAGAGCATTCACCTAAATGACTTCCCCGAATACCAAGAAGCGCTCCGGGACGAAAAATTGGAGGAGGAGATGGCAATTGTTAGGAACCTTGTCTCTTTGGGACGTGCCTTGAGGGAAAAATTCAAGTTGAAGGTAAGGATGCCTCTCTCCGAGGGTATCTTCTTCCTGCCTGAAGATAAAATTCCAGCGCTAAAGAATTACGAAGAACTATTAAAAGAGGAGTTAAACCTCAAAAGTTCTCAGTTCTTATCCAAGGAGAGATATTTATCGTCTTATCCTAAGGAGCAGATAATGGCTGATGAAGATTTGGCGGTCTATTTACCAAAAGAAGTGCCTCCGGAATTGGAATTGGAAGGGTTAGCCCGAGAACTGATTCGGCGGATTCAGGCACTGCGCAAAGAAGCCGGGTTTCAGGTAACCGACCGGATTTTCCTCTACTTTTCTACCGAAGGGAAATTGAAGGAGGCGATTGAGAAACATTCCCAATATATCGC